A region of the Pantoea alfalfae genome:
CATTGCGGGCGATGGAGCATGCGCGCAACCACGGCTTCCGGCGCTGCTATCTGGAAACCACCGCCAGCCTGACGCGGGCGATTAAACTGTATGAGTCGCTGGGCTTTGAGCACATCGACAGTGCAATGGGCTGCACCGGCCATGTCGACTGCGAAGTACGGATGCTGAAGACCTTATAAACCGCGCTCCACGTAACGCATATCGTTGATGGACTCGATTTTGAACTGCCCGTTATCGGTGTAGCGCAGCAGCGTCACGCTGGCATTCTTAAGCTGCTCCCGTAATGAAGTATCGCCCAGCGCCTGCAGCAGAGTGGTGATAGCCATACCGTGGCTGACCACCAGCACATTGCCTCCGCCCTGCTGCTGCGCCTGCTTCGCGATTGTGGTGATACTCTTCATCATGCGCTTAGCTACCTGCTGATAGGTTTCGGCCTGGCCGGAGGATTTAATACCTGCCAGCGATGGCGTGCCTGCGGCTTCCGCCTCATGAATCGCGTCGATCATCCCATCCATACGAATTTTACCGGCGCTAAACGCTTCCAGAAGTGCGGTATCAGAAGCATAGCCCGCCTGATGCGCGGCAGCGTTAATCAGATTTTTATTCAGATCGCCTTCATAAAGGCCAAATCCCACCTCGCGCAGCCCTTTCAGCTCTTTCAGCACAGGCGGGTGTTTCCAGTTCTTCATTACCAGCTGCGCGGTTTCTCTCGCCCGTCCCGAATCGCTGGACCAGGCCGCGACGAAGGGTAACGGCTGCAATCCCCTTCCCAGTTGCTCTGCAACAGCTGCACCGGAAGCCGTCAGCGGCGTATCGGCCCATCCCTGCGCGCGATGTACCGTATTAAACATGGTCTTTCCATGCCGGGTAACATAGAGCATCACATCTGCGGCCCAGGCGGAGCCGGCAGTGCTGACGGAGATGACAGCTATTAACATGAGCGTTTTAAATTTTATCTTCATTTTTATTCTCCGGATCAAAAAAGATTGAATTTATATTGAACAACCACTTCAGCGGACAAACTGCGGGAACGCTGAGTTTTCCCCTGATTATTCAGATGCGGGGTCTCTTTACTGTTTTTATATGACCAGCCATAACCGGTCAGCGTGAATAGCGTCAGATTTTTGAAGGTGGGATGTTGATTACTGAATTGATTAATTAATGAAACCTCGCCGGTTCGCACAAGATTATTACGATAATGGAACTGGCCATAATTAAGCTGTATTCCGGTACTGATCCCCTTTGTAATTTCATACTGACTCAGAGAAACCAGTGCCAGCTCTCTATCGCGCATATAGTCTTTGCCCGCCGAAGTTAGTGACGTGAAACGTCCCCGGGTATTTTTAGTCAGGGGCCGGGCATAATATCCCACCGCCCTCTCCTTTGGAGCCGATGTCCAGCCAGCAGCCAGTCTCTGCGTCCAGGCGCCATGCTTCCAGGTCGTTTCCCCGACATAGTGCCACGCCTGTTTATCAAAGGTTCTCTTGCTGGCGGGCATCCTTCTATATTTCTCCAGCGCCTGGCTGCCATAGATTTGCGCGCCTAGTGACCAGTATGGCGAGAGGGTGTAGCCCGCCTCAATCACATGGCGGCGCTGATAGCGCTCAGCCTCGCCGAATGCGTAGGCAACCGCGTGACGTTCATCTTTGTAGCGCAGCGCAGCGGTGTAAATGGCGTCAATTTTTTGTCTGGCCTGGGTTTGCAACGCCAGCGTTTTTCCTGAATCATGCCGTATGGTTTTGTTAACGAAAGCAAGATCCAGCCGGGCATTCTGCCACGTCAGTGCTCCGCTATAGCCAGCATAGCTGTTGCGCGACAGGCGATCCGTGGTCGTCAGCACGCCGATATTTTTCAGTTCCTGCCAGCCTGCCTTTCCATCGAACCGTAGCCTGCGATTGCCGAGCTTTAGCTTAAGATAGCGCTGACTGAACTTGCTAAAGCCGTGGGCATCCCGCTTCTCCATGTTACCACCGCTGTCATAGAGCAGACCGCGCGTGGAGAAGTAGTCGCTTGACCCCAGGCGTACGGCGCGGGTATAAGTCGTATCAAATCCAAGCAGGTCCCACTGATAACCGGAACGAAAATCGACTGTCGCGGCCTGGCCCCAGGCATTGTGAACCGCGGTGGGCTGTGCTTCGTCCTCCTTGAGATACTTCCAATGGTTGCGCAGTTTGAAATCGAGCGCCGCGTCACCCCATAATTTATTCTGCGCGGAGGGGGCGTGAATGTCAGACGCCTTAACACTCCCCCCAAAAAAAAGCAGCAATAGTGAAAAAAAT
Encoded here:
- a CDS encoding histidine phosphatase family protein — encoded protein: MFNTVHRAQGWADTPLTASGAAVAEQLGRGLQPLPFVAAWSSDSGRARETAQLVMKNWKHPPVLKELKGLREVGFGLYEGDLNKNLINAAAHQAGYASDTALLEAFSAGKIRMDGMIDAIHEAEAAGTPSLAGIKSSGQAETYQQVAKRMMKSITTIAKQAQQQGGGNVLVVSHGMAITTLLQALGDTSLREQLKNASVTLLRYTDNGQFKIESINDMRYVERGL
- a CDS encoding OprD family porin; translation: MTDFYYRQGKDLKMKEKYYFHLFFSLLLLFFGGSVKASDIHAPSAQNKLWGDAALDFKLRNHWKYLKEDEAQPTAVHNAWGQAATVDFRSGYQWDLLGFDTTYTRAVRLGSSDYFSTRGLLYDSGGNMEKRDAHGFSKFSQRYLKLKLGNRRLRFDGKAGWQELKNIGVLTTTDRLSRNSYAGYSGALTWQNARLDLAFVNKTIRHDSGKTLALQTQARQKIDAIYTAALRYKDERHAVAYAFGEAERYQRRHVIEAGYTLSPYWSLGAQIYGSQALEKYRRMPASKRTFDKQAWHYVGETTWKHGAWTQRLAAGWTSAPKERAVGYYARPLTKNTRGRFTSLTSAGKDYMRDRELALVSLSQYEITKGISTGIQLNYGQFHYRNNLVRTGEVSLINQFSNQHPTFKNLTLFTLTGYGWSYKNSKETPHLNNQGKTQRSRSLSAEVVVQYKFNLF